The proteins below come from a single uncultured Dethiosulfovibrio sp. genomic window:
- a CDS encoding TRAP transporter permease, with the protein MSDVNKTIDLDDLRKQFDTEARYREFDDWQAKLITVIAVSMSIFHFYTSGFGLLLALQQRAVHLAFVMGLVFLLYPARKDSPKNKIPITDYILAAVATYSALYLVINFHSLVNRAGLPTQTDIVMGFICIIMLLEATRRVSSPVLPCIAIFFILYCFYGRYFPQLFQHRGFSVKRIINHMYLGTEGIFGIPLGVSATFVFMFILFGSVLEQTGLGKFIIDLAMALAGHSTGGPAKVAVLSSGLMGSISGSSVANVCTTGMFTIPLMKSVGYTNHFAGAVEAVASTGGQIMPPVMGAAAFIMAQFLGIPYIQVAMAAIVPALLYYFAVMIQVHLEATRLGLKGLPKDQLPKLMPLLKKKGLLLIPIIGIVYFLIAGYTPLKAAFNGIVMSIIVSYFNKETWLTPRKLMMAFENGARGAIGVACACATVGIIVGTATLTGLGLRIASAVVAIAGGKLLPTLMLTMVACILLGAGLPTTANFIVTSTMCAPALFQLGVAPIAAYMFVLYFGIAADLSPPVALAAYAGAGIAGADPFKTGATAIKLALAGFIVPYIYAFNPILVLVNFTAGKFIIAVGTAMLGVFLLGMSSVGFYKVSMPYYLRAVALGGALCLLIPGLYSDFIGLAVLVGLHLLQVVRSKRLVV; encoded by the coding sequence TTGAGCGACGTTAATAAGACTATAGACCTTGATGACTTAAGGAAACAATTTGATACAGAGGCTAGATACAGGGAATTTGACGATTGGCAGGCAAAATTGATAACCGTTATCGCCGTATCCATGTCTATATTTCATTTTTATACCTCAGGTTTTGGTTTGCTACTGGCTCTACAGCAAAGAGCGGTACACCTGGCCTTCGTTATGGGATTAGTTTTTTTGCTTTATCCTGCGAGAAAAGATTCTCCTAAGAATAAAATACCTATAACCGATTATATTCTGGCGGCGGTCGCTACCTACTCGGCCCTTTATCTGGTTATAAACTTTCATTCTCTGGTCAACAGAGCGGGACTGCCGACTCAGACCGATATCGTGATGGGCTTCATATGTATTATCATGCTTCTGGAGGCGACTAGAAGGGTATCCAGTCCGGTGTTGCCCTGTATCGCTATCTTCTTTATCCTCTATTGCTTCTACGGTAGATATTTCCCTCAGCTATTTCAGCACAGAGGTTTTTCAGTCAAAAGGATAATAAACCATATGTACCTGGGAACCGAGGGCATTTTCGGCATTCCGCTGGGGGTTTCCGCTACCTTTGTTTTCATGTTTATACTTTTTGGATCGGTGCTTGAGCAAACTGGCCTCGGTAAATTTATAATAGATTTAGCTATGGCCTTAGCTGGACACAGCACAGGTGGCCCTGCAAAGGTGGCGGTTTTAAGTTCAGGCCTTATGGGCTCTATCTCTGGATCCTCCGTCGCTAACGTCTGCACTACCGGTATGTTTACAATTCCTTTGATGAAGAGCGTAGGTTACACCAATCACTTTGCAGGAGCGGTGGAGGCTGTTGCGTCTACAGGCGGTCAGATAATGCCACCGGTTATGGGAGCTGCAGCGTTTATAATGGCCCAGTTTTTAGGAATACCCTATATTCAGGTAGCCATGGCAGCGATAGTTCCCGCCCTTTTGTACTATTTCGCGGTGATGATTCAGGTACATCTGGAGGCGACCAGGCTCGGTCTAAAGGGACTTCCTAAAGATCAGCTGCCTAAATTAATGCCTCTGTTGAAAAAAAAGGGCCTTCTGTTGATTCCGATAATAGGGATAGTCTACTTCCTGATCGCAGGATATACCCCATTAAAAGCCGCTTTTAATGGTATAGTTATGAGTATAATAGTTTCCTACTTTAACAAAGAGACCTGGCTAACCCCGAGGAAGCTGATGATGGCCTTCGAGAACGGCGCAAGAGGCGCTATCGGAGTCGCCTGTGCCTGTGCTACCGTCGGTATCATAGTTGGTACCGCTACATTGACGGGCCTAGGTCTAAGGATAGCCAGTGCGGTCGTAGCTATCGCTGGTGGTAAACTTCTGCCTACCCTTATGTTGACCATGGTTGCCTGTATTCTCCTTGGAGCAGGGCTACCGACTACCGCTAACTTTATAGTTACCAGTACTATGTGTGCTCCAGCTCTATTTCAGTTAGGTGTCGCTCCTATAGCGGCGTACATGTTCGTGCTTTACTTCGGGATAGCGGCGGATCTCAGCCCCCCTGTTGCTTTGGCTGCCTATGCAGGTGCAGGAATAGCAGGAGCTGATCCCTTTAAAACCGGTGCTACTGCGATAAAATTGGCCCTAGCGGGATTCATAGTTCCCTATATTTACGCCTTTAATCCTATTCTGGTGTTGGTTAACTTTACCGCCGGCAAGTTTATCATAGCCGTTGGTACCGCCATGCTCGGAGTGTTTTTGCTTGGTATGAGCTCTGTGGGATTCTACAAGGTTTCGATGCCCTATTATCTAAGGGCTGTTGCCTTAGGTGGTGCTCTGTGCCTGTTAATTCCTGGACTGTACAGCGATTTCATCGGACTTGCGGTTCTCGTTGGGCTTCATCTTTTACAGGTAGTTAGGTCGAAGAGGTTAGTGGTATAA
- a CDS encoding DUF1850 domain-containing protein gives MNRLGGILLAFISTFSIFYILFIPLPSVSIEFSTGSMGRERVVPLGEIWETRYIHSLELTKVEDVYVFVDGKIWLWEERVKSHNAGLPTEPSRTGFFSIDETWMRFFGGRFFSDRLVLRIGDESIGRNQFRFPPGKWLDVFSYVPKSRCIVELRARSAMLYLMGI, from the coding sequence ATGAATCGGTTAGGTGGTATTCTTTTAGCTTTTATATCCACATTCTCCATCTTTTATATTCTGTTTATACCGCTCCCATCGGTGTCTATAGAGTTCAGCACAGGGTCGATGGGAAGGGAGAGGGTAGTCCCTCTCGGTGAGATATGGGAAACTAGATACATCCACTCCTTAGAGCTGACCAAGGTTGAGGATGTATACGTCTTTGTCGACGGTAAAATTTGGTTGTGGGAGGAGAGGGTTAAGTCTCATAATGCTGGTTTACCCACCGAACCGTCTAGAACAGGATTTTTCTCAATAGACGAGACATGGATGAGGTTCTTCGGTGGTCGCTTTTTCTCCGATAGGCTTGTTTTAAGGATAGGGGATGAGTCTATAGGAAGGAACCAGTTTCGTTTTCCCCCGGGAAAATGGCTTGATGTCTTTAGTTACGTTCCTAAGAGTAGATGTATTGTCGAGTTAAGAGCTCGATCTGCGATGCTTTATCTGATGGGGATTTAG
- the ribF gene encoding riboflavin biosynthesis protein RibF, protein MIIVLGAFDGYHRGHQKLFYAAKAMSDLYGTGWSVVSFTPHPKMVLFNERISLLFSADEKRILEAILDVPSVLSLPFTSELASMEPFDFFSYIYSELPLSGVVVGYDFRFGKERKGDTSTIKDLCLERGIPCQVIPPFEIDGDIVSSTSIRDLVSRGKVEKAEKLLGYPFFMEGVVTSGKCRGRELGFPTANISVPSFKAIPAPGVYAGSVMVSDKWLPVAISVGRNPTFGDIDDNKIEVHLIDYSGDLYGRDLIVVFLGRLRQMYRFPDPKALISQIKTDVCRSREIFAKKNGSITLFKKPSVLNLLTDRGMIPCVRDAGL, encoded by the coding sequence TTGATAATAGTTTTAGGCGCTTTCGATGGCTATCACCGAGGACATCAAAAGCTTTTTTACGCAGCTAAAGCTATGTCTGACCTCTACGGAACAGGATGGAGCGTTGTTTCCTTTACGCCCCATCCTAAAATGGTGTTGTTCAACGAGAGGATCTCCCTTCTATTCTCCGCCGATGAAAAAAGGATATTAGAAGCTATCTTAGATGTTCCCTCTGTTCTGTCTCTGCCCTTTACCTCCGAGCTTGCCTCGATGGAGCCTTTTGACTTTTTTTCGTATATATATTCCGAACTGCCTCTTTCCGGGGTAGTCGTAGGGTACGATTTCAGGTTTGGAAAGGAACGAAAGGGCGATACTTCGACGATAAAAGATCTTTGCCTTGAAAGAGGTATCCCCTGTCAGGTGATACCTCCTTTTGAGATAGATGGTGATATCGTTAGTAGTACGTCTATAAGGGATCTTGTCAGCAGAGGTAAGGTGGAAAAAGCGGAGAAGCTTTTGGGGTACCCTTTTTTCATGGAGGGAGTTGTTACCTCCGGGAAATGCCGAGGTAGAGAGCTGGGATTCCCGACGGCTAATATCTCTGTTCCATCCTTTAAAGCTATACCTGCTCCTGGTGTCTATGCTGGATCCGTTATGGTGAGCGATAAATGGCTACCTGTGGCTATCTCCGTCGGCCGTAACCCTACTTTTGGAGATATAGACGATAATAAAATAGAGGTTCACCTCATAGATTATTCTGGTGATCTGTACGGAAGAGATCTGATAGTCGTCTTTTTAGGTCGGCTCAGACAAATGTACCGTTTCCCCGATCCAAAGGCCTTGATCTCTCAGATAAAAACCGATGTGTGTCGTTCCAGAGAGATTTTCGCCAAAAAAAATGGTTCTATTACCCTTTTTAAAAAGCCTTCGGTCTTGAATTTGCTTACAGATCGTGGTATGATTCCCTGCGTCCGAGATGCGGGCCTGTAG
- the truB gene encoding tRNA pseudouridine(55) synthase TruB → MSSKASRSCDGFLLLDKPAGARSTDCVSAVKRALGRGHKVGHAGTLDSTAKGLLVILVGKATRLCSYVMDLPKKYEGTVVLGKVTSTDDESGDILSEMEVQQLSMETVDSVVPSFLGIRMQRPPSISAIKVDGKRAHFVSRNTGLVTLPSRPIFVSSLSIGKIDLELGEIDIKVSCHKGTYIRSIARDIGDALGWGGYLKNLARDSVGPFNRSEGLSLDEVSKLSSYDLLDRITSVNSLCQFYPSYRLPDSMIDGVKNGLGVPISELTVTSRGFTGGGRNVIAIGDGLFSFCRLDISGGKGMLIPETNIFLDGGEIH, encoded by the coding sequence ATGTCGTCAAAAGCATCCCGTTCCTGTGATGGTTTTTTATTGCTCGATAAGCCAGCTGGGGCAAGGAGTACCGACTGTGTATCCGCTGTAAAAAGGGCCTTAGGTAGAGGGCATAAGGTAGGTCATGCCGGTACCTTAGATTCGACCGCTAAAGGCCTTTTAGTTATTTTAGTAGGAAAGGCAACCAGGCTCTGTTCCTACGTTATGGATCTCCCTAAAAAATACGAAGGAACGGTCGTCCTAGGCAAAGTCACCTCTACCGACGATGAATCAGGAGATATTTTATCCGAGATGGAGGTTCAGCAGCTCTCTATGGAAACGGTAGATAGCGTCGTGCCGTCTTTCTTAGGAATTCGAATGCAACGACCTCCATCGATCTCGGCGATAAAGGTCGACGGTAAAAGGGCCCATTTCGTGTCCAGAAATACTGGTTTGGTAACTCTACCCTCTAGGCCGATATTCGTAAGCTCCCTGTCTATAGGAAAGATAGATCTAGAGTTAGGGGAAATAGATATAAAAGTATCCTGTCATAAAGGAACCTATATCAGAAGTATAGCTAGGGATATCGGGGATGCATTGGGATGGGGAGGATACCTTAAAAATCTCGCCAGAGACTCTGTAGGGCCCTTTAATCGTTCAGAAGGCCTTTCTCTCGATGAGGTTTCAAAGCTGAGCTCCTATGATCTTCTAGATCGTATAACCTCCGTCAACTCTCTGTGCCAGTTTTATCCCTCCTATCGCCTCCCTGATTCGATGATCGACGGTGTAAAGAATGGCTTAGGGGTGCCAATTTCTGAGCTTACTGTAACGTCCAGAGGCTTTACAGGAGGCGGCAGAAACGTTATAGCGATCGGAGACGGCCTATTTTCCTTTTGTAGGCTGGATATATCCGGAGGCAAGGGGATGCTGATACCAGAGACAAACATCTTTCTAGATGGAGGTGAAATTCATTGA
- a CDS encoding bifunctional oligoribonuclease/PAP phosphatase NrnA — MSLKKLLLSKKKWIVISHVKPDGDTLGSASALIQIGMSLGKDVLWWGRDPFPERYLFLPFSSLYNEKDSVKEEDFFDEPLLISIDVSSIERGIKGMNLGELAVIDHHGDNPCFGSANWVDGSMSSVGEMIYNLSNLMEITLTKEIAEAIYVAIVTDTGNLSFSNVTSGTVKAIASLIDCGVEPHIILEKLYNRDTTERLRLWGRSFERLKWDRGISYSYLLEKDFVETGTDQDDTESLINSFMRIRDTEVALLFVEDKGEIKVSLRSKGQVSVQQVAHLWGGGGHICASGCRVKGNIDEVISDVVKSIPFL, encoded by the coding sequence GTGTCTTTAAAAAAACTTTTATTGTCAAAAAAAAAGTGGATCGTTATAAGTCATGTTAAGCCCGATGGCGATACATTAGGTTCTGCTAGCGCATTGATTCAGATTGGAATGTCTCTAGGTAAAGATGTCTTATGGTGGGGCAGAGACCCTTTCCCTGAGAGATATCTCTTTTTGCCTTTTTCTAGTTTATATAACGAGAAGGACTCTGTTAAAGAAGAGGATTTTTTCGATGAACCTTTGTTAATTTCGATCGATGTGAGCTCAATTGAAAGAGGAATAAAGGGAATGAATTTAGGGGAGCTAGCTGTTATCGATCACCATGGAGATAATCCCTGCTTTGGATCTGCAAACTGGGTGGACGGTAGTATGTCCTCCGTCGGGGAAATGATCTATAATCTTTCTAATTTAATGGAAATAACCTTGACGAAAGAGATAGCTGAGGCTATTTACGTCGCCATAGTTACGGACACAGGAAATCTATCTTTTTCTAATGTAACCAGTGGCACTGTTAAGGCGATAGCAAGCCTTATCGATTGCGGTGTCGAACCCCACATCATCTTGGAGAAGCTTTACAACAGAGATACTACAGAGAGGCTTCGTCTTTGGGGCAGATCTTTTGAAAGGCTGAAATGGGACAGAGGTATTTCTTATTCCTACCTTCTGGAAAAAGATTTCGTTGAGACCGGAACCGATCAAGACGATACCGAATCGCTTATAAACAGTTTTATGAGAATAAGGGATACGGAAGTAGCTCTTCTCTTCGTAGAAGACAAAGGGGAGATAAAGGTCAGCCTGAGATCGAAAGGTCAGGTGTCCGTCCAACAAGTAGCTCATCTCTGGGGAGGTGGAGGACATATCTGTGCCTCTGGTTGTCGAGTAAAAGGTAATATCGATGAGGTGATTTCCGATGTCGTCAAAAGCATCCCGTTCCTGTGA
- the rbfA gene encoding 30S ribosome-binding factor RbfA, whose amino-acid sequence MAGFRMERINKELQREISKLLEFTVKVEHAKKAVITGVDCSRDLKIAKVYFTTLIPEDRREVSEALRKVKTFLRTSIAQTLRMRTVPKLSFVYDASGDYGRSIDVLLDKAIGLTRDEAENRDEEEL is encoded by the coding sequence GTGGCTGGTTTTAGGATGGAGAGGATTAATAAGGAGCTTCAGAGGGAAATTTCAAAGCTACTTGAATTTACCGTGAAGGTTGAACACGCTAAAAAAGCGGTAATAACGGGAGTGGACTGTAGCAGGGATTTGAAAATTGCTAAGGTTTATTTTACCACCCTTATCCCCGAGGATCGTAGAGAGGTATCAGAGGCCCTCAGAAAGGTAAAGACTTTCCTGAGAACGTCTATTGCTCAAACTTTAAGGATGAGGACAGTTCCTAAATTATCCTTTGTATATGACGCTAGTGGAGATTACGGAAGGTCTATCGACGTTCTACTCGATAAAGCGATAGGTTTGACTAGAGACGAGGCTGAGAACAGGGATGAAGAGGAACTCTAG